In Pseudodesulfovibrio sp. S3, the DNA window TGACATCCTCGTGCACGGCGCAGGTATCAACGCCAACAACATCGACGCATTCGAGCTGGTCACGCGTGTTGCCAATATCAATGCCGAAATCTATGCCAAGAAGCTGAACATCGTCACTGGCCGCAACCTGTATAACCCGGCCACGGAGACCGCGACTCCGCTTGCGGCAGACGGCTCCCCGGTCCCGACTGTTTCCATTGACTCCACCGCCCTGGGCGGCATGTACGCGGGCCGCATCAAGCTCGTCGGCACCGAGGCAGGCGTGGGTGTCAACACCCAGGGCATTGTCCAGGCAACCCAGCATCTGGAAATGACGGCGGACGGCAAGATTCAGATCAAGGACAGCGCCTCTTCGGCAGGAACGTTGGCGCTCACCTCGAATAGCGATGCCGTGGAGATATCCGGCACGGTCAAGGCCGCAGGCACGGCCACCATTGCCGGCCAGACCGTCACCGTGACCAAGGTCGATCCAACGGATGCTGCCGTAATCAGCGCGGCCAAGGTCGTGGTCAATGCGGGCACCCTGGATAACCGGCACCTTGTTGCTGCCGACACTGATCTGACCGTCTCCGCGACCTTCCTCAACAATATCGGCACGCTCTACTCCGGGGGCACCGGCCTTTTCCGGATCAGCGACACCCTGCACAATAACCAAGGCACCATTCTTTCCAAGGGTGACATGGTGTTTGAAGGCGCAGCAGCGGGCCAGAAGATGGAGACGCTGCACAATGACTCTGCGGTCATAGAGTCGCTTGATGGAGGGCTGACCTTCCGTGCCAAGACATTCAATAACAACAACTCGCTGTTCACCCTGGTCGAGGGCGACCAAGTACTGTTCTACGAAGAAGCAGGATACTGGACCGGAAGAGATCGCAATAGGGGCAGGACCGATACAATTTTTGAACTCTACACTGGGCGTGCGCCGTTGGGATCACCGCCCAGAACCATAGCTCTTATTTATCCGGGCCATTTGGAGGCTATTGGGCTTGATTCTTCTCGCCACGCCCATTCACGGCAGGAGATGCTCGACGCCCTGGCTATCGTAGACGCTGCCCAGGCCGCTGACCCCGATGCCCTAACTGCCGATCAAATCCTGCTCGTGGACCAGGTTCGCACGATGGTCAATACGGGAAAACTGTACTTCGGAACCATAGAGGCTTTCACCAGTGGCTATTTTGTGGCCGCCTCGGTCACTCAAGATACGGCTACAGGCCAGGACCAAGGGGCAGCCATTGCCGCTCAGGGCAATATTCTCGTGGAAGCGGACACAGCCACTAACAACGTCAGCACCATCACCTCAGCCACCGGCGACATCCAGATCAATGCCGATACTTTTGCAAACGTGGGTCAGGGGATCTACAAGCGTACGACCTATGAGTGGGGTCGTGGCGTCTACCACAGCCACAGTACTCCGCACATTGTGCCCACCGGCGGAGGGAAGGAAACGGCTCTGACTCCCATCGACTCTGCCTATGGTCTGCTTGAAGCGGGTGGCAAGGTAAGCATTAGTTCCGGTGTGGTTGCCAACGGTGTGGTCGAGCACAACGGGGTCCTCAATCCTCCCGACCCGGCGAGCCAGGCCCAAAAAGTGGACGATGTCGCTGCCATCACCAATGCCTTGCCCAGTAATGGCCTGTTTCAGCCCAATACTGACCCTGCCCAGAATTACCAGATTGAAACCAACCCGAACCTGACGGATCTGAATAACTTCTTTGGCTCGGATTATGCCCTGACGCACATGGGCTTCGACCCCAACGACATCGCGAACAAGCGGCTGTGTGACGGATATTGCGAAACCACAACGGTGAGCAAGCAGATCCAGGAGTTGACAGGCCGCCGGTTCCTTGAAGACGGGGTCGCCACGGACACCGAGCAGTTCGTCAAGCTCATGGATAATGCGGTCCAGGCTCAGACCGGTCTCAGCCTGAGTGTGGGCGTGGCCCTTTCCAGGGAGCAGGTTGCCGCTCTGACCCAGGATATTGTCTGGCTTGAACGGCAGACGGTCAACGGCGAGGAAGTGTTGGTACCGGTGGTCTACCTCTGCTCCAATAGTATGAAGGACATTATTCAGGACGGCTCGTCCATCATCGGCAGGGAAGTGGAGATCGACGCCGATACTGTGGTAAATGCAGGTCTGATAAAATCCGATGGTCAGCTTACCGCCACGGCTGAATCGTTTTTCAACATGGGCGGCACGGTCGCCGGACAGGATATCTCCATTACGGCCACGGACTCCATCTATAACACCGGCGGCACCGTGTCCGGTGACACTGTAGCATTAACGGCAGCAAAAGATGTGGTTTCCACGTCTGAAACCGTGGAGTTTTCTGGGCTTGGCACCGCTTATGACCAAGTGTCCAAGAGAGCAAACATTTCATCCACGGGCAGTCTTTCCATACAGGCGGGAGGCAACGTCACTGTTGTGGGAACGGATCTGAAGTCAGGGGGGGATACGACCCTCTCGGCGGGAGACTCTGTGGTCATCAGTTCCCAAGAGTTGGAGTATGCCAATAAATTGAGTGGGTCGGGATTCAGCACCCACACCGATATCACACACAATCGGTCGAGCACGGTCGATACCGGCGGCAACCTGAAGATTGAAGCCGGAAAGGATGTTGCTGTCCATGGCAGCCAACTTGAGTCCAGCGGCGACACTAACATCAAGGCCGGTGGCAATGTGTCTGTCACGGCTGCAACAGACAGCACAGACTTTTATTCCCACATCTCCGGCGGTGGAGGAGGTCTCTTCGGCGGCAAGAAATCCCAAACTGCCGTTCTACAGCAAAAGCAGAATGTCGCCTCTTCCATCAAGTCCGGCGGCTCAGTCACGATGGAGTCGGGAACCTCGGACGCAACCGGCAGCCTGTCCGTCGTCGGCAGCAAACTCGAAGCAGAAGATGACATCACGCTGAAATCCGCCAATGAGTTGCTCATCGCTTCGGGCGAGGAACAACATTACCAGAAGAACGAGGAGAAAAAATCCGGCTTCATGGGCACCGGCTCCATGGAGCTCAGTGAGCACAACGGTGTATCCACCGTCCGTAGCGAAGTCGAAGGCGGCGGTAAAGTTGCGCTGGAAGCCAAAAACGACATCACCCTCAAGGCCGCCACCATCAAATCCGGAGATGAGACCGAGATCACCAGTACCGATGGCCAGGTGGCCATGCTGGTGACCAAGGACAGCGAGTATGAGCGGGTGGTCAAATCGAGTACCGGGTATTTTTCCTGGTCCACTTCGGACGAGGGCACCAATGACGAGACCGTCCAGCACACCAAGATCACAGCTGGAGGTGGCCTGACCATCACCACGGCCGAGGGCGTGGTGGTCCAGTATAAGGAGACCGGCAACGTCCAGGAGGACATCGCCCAACTGGCCCAGGCACCGGGCCTGGAATGGATGGGCGAGATAGCCCAGCGTGACGACGTGGATTGGCAGGCTGTGCAGGAAGTGCACAACCAATGGAAGGAATCCGATAGCGGCATCGGAGGACCGGGCATGCAGCTCGTGTCTCTGGCCATGGCCGTAGCTTTGTCATTTACTCCCGGCGGCCAGAGTTTCGCCACGGGCGTCTTAAAAATGGCTGGAGACTCTGCAATGACAGCCGCCGTAGCAGCAGGCTTCAACTCCCTGGTCATCCAGGCAGGCATGCAGATTGTCGGCAACGGTGGCGACATCGGAGCCGCGTTGCAGGCTCTGGCCTCCATCGACACGATCCGCGCACTGGCTACGGCTATGCTCACGGCTGGGCTGAGCAAAGGACTCACGGATTACATCAATGGTGGCGATCAAGTTGCCGCAGCCACCGAAGCAGCCTCAGATGCGAGCGAAACTGTCAACGAGGCCTCCTTCATCGCCGACCTTGCCCAGAGCCTTCAGGACAACGCTATCCAGGCCGGAGTAAGCACCGGAGTAGACACCGCCATCAACGGCGGCAACTTGGGCGAGAACCTCCTGGCGAATATGCGCAGTGCTGCGGTCTCCTCATTAGGTGCTGAACTCGCTAACGAAATCGGTTCGGCCTACGCCGATGGCGATCTGAATTACGTCACCCACAAGATCGCCCATGCCGCCTTAGGCG includes these proteins:
- a CDS encoding DUF637 domain-containing protein, with protein sequence MLNALKQLLIAFMIGLILCPPSLVYAEGIHVDPNAAAQHQATMEAARNGVPVVNIAAPNGSGLSHNQFTDFNVGTQGVVINNSTGVGVSQLGGALASNPNFNGRAASTILNEVTGNGRSNIQGFTEIFGQAANYILANPNGISVNGGGFINTPKASLVTGTPEFSGNNLLGLNVSGGDILVHGAGINANNIDAFELVTRVANINAEIYAKKLNIVTGRNLYNPATETATPLAADGSPVPTVSIDSTALGGMYAGRIKLVGTEAGVGVNTQGIVQATQHLEMTADGKIQIKDSASSAGTLALTSNSDAVEISGTVKAAGTATIAGQTVTVTKVDPTDAAVISAAKVVVNAGTLDNRHLVAADTDLTVSATFLNNIGTLYSGGTGLFRISDTLHNNQGTILSKGDMVFEGAAAGQKMETLHNDSAVIESLDGGLTFRAKTFNNNNSLFTLVEGDQVLFYEEAGYWTGRDRNRGRTDTIFELYTGRAPLGSPPRTIALIYPGHLEAIGLDSSRHAHSRQEMLDALAIVDAAQAADPDALTADQILLVDQVRTMVNTGKLYFGTIEAFTSGYFVAASVTQDTATGQDQGAAIAAQGNILVEADTATNNVSTITSATGDIQINADTFANVGQGIYKRTTYEWGRGVYHSHSTPHIVPTGGGKETALTPIDSAYGLLEAGGKVSISSGVVANGVVEHNGVLNPPDPASQAQKVDDVAAITNALPSNGLFQPNTDPAQNYQIETNPNLTDLNNFFGSDYALTHMGFDPNDIANKRLCDGYCETTTVSKQIQELTGRRFLEDGVATDTEQFVKLMDNAVQAQTGLSLSVGVALSREQVAALTQDIVWLERQTVNGEEVLVPVVYLCSNSMKDIIQDGSSIIGREVEIDADTVVNAGLIKSDGQLTATAESFFNMGGTVAGQDISITATDSIYNTGGTVSGDTVALTAAKDVVSTSETVEFSGLGTAYDQVSKRANISSTGSLSIQAGGNVTVVGTDLKSGGDTTLSAGDSVVISSQELEYANKLSGSGFSTHTDITHNRSSTVDTGGNLKIEAGKDVAVHGSQLESSGDTNIKAGGNVSVTAATDSTDFYSHISGGGGGLFGGKKSQTAVLQQKQNVASSIKSGGSVTMESGTSDATGSLSVVGSKLEAEDDITLKSANELLIASGEEQHYQKNEEKKSGFMGTGSMELSEHNGVSTVRSEVEGGGKVALEAKNDITLKAATIKSGDETEITSTDGQVAMLVTKDSEYERVVKSSTGYFSWSTSDEGTNDETVQHTKITAGGGLTITTAEGVVVQYKETGNVQEDIAQLAQAPGLEWMGEIAQRDDVDWQAVQEVHNQWKESDSGIGGPGMQLVSLAMAVALSFTPGGQSFATGVLKMAGDSAMTAAVAAGFNSLVIQAGMQIVGNGGDIGAALQALASIDTIRALATAMLTAGLSKGLTDYINGGDQVAAATEAASDASETVNEASFIADLAQSLQDNAIQAGVSTGVDTAINGGNLGENLLANMRSAAVSSLGAELANEIGSAYADGDLNYVTHKIAHAALGGAMDVAMGGDGVSGAIGGVVGEITGEALAGEIEEALLSGDIASSRIKEWTDAGVDLSKLAAGLAAAAAGQDIDTAANAGENAAANNAAQFLFVLCTLNPVVLALMVGTAAGAIYIQTHQDEIRQGSASALAALKQFAANLSASLSDEEKQQIIGIPSSTPTNGVSTGTEGSPSDTVVDSGSTTTPDDSGLVDSGTVSGDTSGQVDYNGVVTQVEENWHQGTFPDTTSSIDYHLAKHGKGRSAEEYTNDAMEFFSKHKGEAQEVLLKDGTPGLKVQIKTIVNGKAVRQGGYWTKGGKLVTYWD